The following are from one region of the Mesorhizobium sp. B4-1-4 genome:
- the ubiA gene encoding 4-hydroxybenzoate octaprenyltransferase, which yields MEPIQSKAAQGRVADAPNGHWVYRVLPRQVWPYAQLARWDRPIGWQLLLWPCWWSAALAASAYPRPGDPLLSLLPAPLYLVLFLVGAIAMRGAGCTYNDIVDEGIDNQVERTRSRPLPSGQTTRRRAWLFLVLQALVGLAVLVQFNSFAILLGVCSLAIVAVYPFMKRITNWPQLFLGLAFSWGALMGWAVEFGDLDGPAIMLYIGSILWVIGYDTIYAHQDKEDDAIVGVRSTARLFGDNTKAWLAGLYGGTLICFAVAFASAQAPVVALAGLIAAGAHMARQIAVLDINDPDQCLRLFRSNNQVGWLIFLGLIGGALWVALKPLV from the coding sequence ATGGAACCTATCCAGTCGAAAGCGGCCCAGGGCCGTGTCGCCGATGCACCGAACGGCCATTGGGTCTACCGGGTGCTGCCGCGCCAAGTTTGGCCCTATGCGCAGCTTGCGCGATGGGACAGGCCGATCGGCTGGCAGCTGCTCTTATGGCCGTGCTGGTGGTCGGCGGCGCTGGCGGCCAGCGCCTATCCGCGGCCTGGCGACCCGCTGCTCTCGCTGCTGCCCGCGCCATTGTATCTCGTGCTGTTCCTGGTCGGCGCCATCGCGATGCGCGGCGCCGGCTGCACCTATAACGACATCGTCGACGAGGGTATCGACAACCAGGTCGAACGCACCCGTTCGCGCCCGTTACCATCGGGCCAGACCACCCGCCGGCGGGCCTGGCTGTTTCTCGTGCTGCAGGCCCTGGTCGGCCTTGCCGTGCTCGTCCAGTTCAACAGCTTCGCCATCCTGCTCGGCGTCTGTTCGTTGGCCATCGTCGCCGTCTATCCATTCATGAAGCGGATAACCAACTGGCCGCAATTGTTTCTCGGCCTTGCCTTTTCCTGGGGCGCGCTGATGGGATGGGCGGTCGAGTTCGGCGATCTCGATGGACCCGCCATCATGCTCTATATCGGCTCGATCCTGTGGGTGATCGGCTACGACACGATCTATGCGCACCAGGACAAGGAAGACGACGCCATTGTCGGCGTGCGCTCGACGGCGCGGTTGTTCGGCGACAACACCAAAGCGTGGCTGGCGGGGCTCTACGGCGGCACGCTGATCTGCTTCGCCGTCGCCTTCGCGTCGGCGCAGGCACCGGTGGTGGCGCTGGCCGGGCTGATCGCCGCCGGCGCCCATATGGCCCGGCAGATCGCGGTCCTGGACATCAACGATCCGGACCAGTGCCTGCGGCTGTTCCGGTCCAACAACCAGGTCGGCTGGCTGATCTTCCTCGGCCTGATCGGCGGCGCGCTATGGGTGGCGCTCAAGCCGCTGGTCTAG
- the purD gene encoding phosphoribosylamine--glycine ligase: MNVLLLGSGGREHALAWKIAASPLLAKLYAAPGNPGIGSEAELVKLDIADHAAIAAFCKDKNIDLVVVGPEGPLVAGIADDLRAENIRVFGPSKAAARLEGSKGFTKDLCARYNIPTASYGRFSDLASAKAYVEKTGAPIVIKADGLAAGKGVTVAMTLDEARAALDACFEGSFGAAGAEVVIEEFMTGEEASFFCLCDGTTALPFGTAQDHKRVGDGDVGPNTGGMGAYSPAPVMTPEMVERTMREIIEPTMRGMAELGAPFTGILFAGLMITDNGPKLIEYNTRFGDPECQVLMMRLKDDLLVLLNAATDGQLAHMSVRWRDEAALTVVMAARGYPGTPEKGSVIRGVEDAAGEGVQMFHAGTAINGGALVANGGRVLNVTATGATVGEAQRRAYAALDRIDWPDGFCRRDIGWQAVARERAG; encoded by the coding sequence ATGAACGTTCTTCTTCTCGGCTCCGGCGGCCGCGAACATGCGCTCGCCTGGAAGATTGCCGCGTCGCCTCTGCTGGCCAAGCTCTATGCGGCCCCCGGCAATCCGGGCATCGGCAGTGAGGCCGAACTGGTGAAGCTGGACATTGCGGACCACGCCGCCATTGCCGCTTTCTGCAAGGACAAGAACATCGACCTTGTCGTGGTCGGGCCGGAAGGGCCGCTTGTCGCCGGCATCGCGGACGATCTGCGCGCCGAAAATATCCGCGTCTTCGGGCCTTCGAAGGCCGCCGCACGGCTGGAAGGCTCGAAGGGTTTTACCAAGGATCTCTGCGCCCGATATAACATCCCGACCGCCTCCTATGGCCGTTTCAGCGATCTCGCCTCCGCCAAGGCCTATGTCGAAAAGACTGGCGCGCCGATCGTCATCAAGGCCGACGGGCTGGCCGCCGGCAAGGGGGTCACTGTCGCCATGACGCTGGACGAGGCGCGGGCGGCCCTCGATGCCTGTTTCGAGGGTTCCTTCGGCGCAGCCGGCGCCGAGGTGGTGATCGAGGAATTCATGACCGGCGAGGAAGCGAGCTTCTTCTGCCTTTGCGACGGCACCACTGCGTTGCCCTTCGGCACCGCGCAGGATCACAAGCGCGTCGGCGATGGCGACGTCGGTCCTAACACCGGCGGCATGGGCGCCTATTCGCCGGCCCCGGTGATGACGCCGGAGATGGTGGAGCGCACCATGCGCGAAATCATCGAGCCGACCATGCGCGGCATGGCGGAACTCGGCGCGCCCTTCACCGGCATTCTCTTCGCCGGCCTGATGATCACGGATAACGGGCCGAAGCTGATCGAATACAACACCCGCTTCGGCGATCCGGAATGCCAGGTGCTGATGATGCGGCTGAAGGACGATCTGCTGGTGCTGCTCAACGCCGCAACCGACGGCCAGCTTGCGCATATGTCGGTGCGCTGGCGTGACGAGGCGGCGCTCACCGTGGTGATGGCGGCGAGGGGCTATCCCGGTACGCCGGAAAAAGGCTCCGTCATCCGCGGTGTCGAGGACGCCGCGGGCGAAGGCGTCCAGATGTTCCATGCCGGTACGGCAATCAACGGCGGTGCGCTGGTTGCCAATGGCGGCCGCGTCCTCAATGTCACGGCGACCGGCGCCACGGTCGGCGAGGCGCAGAGGCGGGCTTATGCCGCGCTCGACCGGATCGACTGGCCGGATGGATTCTGCCGCCGCGATATCGGCTGGCAGGCGGTGGCGCGCGAGCGGGCGGGCTGA
- a CDS encoding glycoside hydrolase family 25 protein gives MALSTAAKGSDFSEPWKNADRALVVDAYEYNSIDWAQLATDKRIVAFINKASDGMPPPYFCSGGDTEVKLCKALWKRHAVTRELFQTRRVVAKALGLKWGAYHLARPGNPVEQANNFLDFADPAPDDLMALDLEGNDPSQWMSLDDAEEFVRQVHRRVGRFPMLYTNGKTAQFIADNHYKYRLLSRLPLWYARYKPDIDVHFPMGNWRGYALWQFSSQANCGRFRCPYRVAGTPDNIDVNVVPTDAVTLRQQWPFGGLIDVPSDYLASVPVPLSREAALAGKATIIYADVATPPTLEEMVAVLGSRWSKFRDGFRMPVVKTVPRRSGFGIVQYVAWKRTGQRSPAQLDAAFATADPVSTASTELDHGQQ, from the coding sequence GTGGCGTTGTCGACAGCGGCAAAGGGTTCGGACTTCTCCGAGCCGTGGAAGAACGCCGACCGCGCGCTGGTCGTCGACGCCTACGAATACAATTCCATCGACTGGGCACAACTTGCCACCGACAAGCGCATCGTCGCCTTCATCAACAAGGCTTCCGACGGCATGCCGCCGCCCTATTTCTGCTCCGGCGGCGATACCGAGGTGAAGCTGTGCAAAGCGTTGTGGAAACGCCACGCGGTGACACGCGAACTGTTCCAGACGCGCAGGGTCGTCGCCAAGGCGCTCGGACTGAAATGGGGTGCCTATCACCTCGCCCGCCCCGGCAATCCGGTCGAGCAGGCCAACAATTTCCTCGATTTCGCCGATCCTGCGCCCGACGATCTCATGGCTCTCGACCTCGAAGGCAACGATCCCTCGCAATGGATGTCGCTCGACGATGCCGAGGAATTTGTGCGCCAGGTGCATCGGCGGGTTGGACGATTCCCGATGCTCTACACCAACGGCAAGACCGCCCAGTTCATCGCCGACAACCACTACAAATACCGGCTCCTGTCGCGGCTGCCACTCTGGTACGCGCGCTACAAGCCTGACATCGACGTGCATTTCCCGATGGGCAACTGGCGGGGCTACGCGCTCTGGCAGTTCTCGTCGCAGGCCAATTGCGGCCGCTTCCGTTGCCCCTACAGGGTTGCCGGCACGCCCGACAACATCGACGTCAACGTCGTGCCGACGGATGCCGTCACATTGCGCCAGCAATGGCCCTTCGGCGGGCTGATCGACGTGCCGTCCGACTATCTTGCCAGCGTGCCGGTGCCGCTCTCGAGGGAAGCGGCGTTGGCCGGCAAGGCCACCATCATTTATGCCGATGTGGCGACGCCGCCGACATTGGAGGAAATGGTCGCGGTGCTCGGCTCGCGCTGGTCAAAATTCCGCGACGGGTTCCGCATGCCTGTCGTGAAGACGGTGCCGCGACGGTCAGGCTTCGGCATCGTCCAATATGTCGCCTGGAAGCGGACCGGACAGCGCTCGCCCGCGCAACTAGACGCCGCGTTTGCCACCGCCGACCCGGTCAGCACCGCTTCGACCGAGCTCGATCACGGCCAGCAGTAA
- a CDS encoding caspase family protein, with translation MTYSFFRHFAAVLLVVFFGSMGAQAAVEEVLASKPSKRLAIVIGNSHYRSTRLQHLTNAVNDATQLSESLKRLNFDVLTGLDLSSDGFAKLFDRADSKLATASAVVIFYAGHGVQLQRENYLLPVDTPDPVTLEKLTAGAIRLNDVIAKFSNRERQTFIFLDACRNNPVGKGASIMDGLAQVEVGENTFVAFATQPGNITADGSGDNSPFTTALLRNVEIPGLSISDMMIRVRNETEALTAGRQVPWDQSNLREQFYFTEQQELDPAQLSASLSRILSDPAAKKKLQVELASNDLQTAVLIVGQTLRSAEISVPPGASPEPGGTQLASLEGARQSVVSGLETLIVGTSAGEPGPAKATDLARNIQTELRRLGCYRMTADGDWGKHSVQALNNYYKNTKRAASATEPTVELLGDLFLHSGRVCKDPVIVKVKPAKVASDAAPLRKKGAASRKTSTPSRSPSSRPAAPPPDISGGIGIGGVF, from the coding sequence ATGACCTACAGTTTCTTCCGGCACTTTGCTGCGGTTCTGCTGGTCGTGTTTTTCGGCTCGATGGGTGCCCAAGCCGCGGTCGAGGAAGTGCTTGCGTCAAAGCCAAGCAAGCGGCTTGCCATCGTCATTGGCAATTCGCATTACCGAAGCACCCGCCTTCAACATTTGACCAATGCGGTAAACGACGCCACACAACTCTCCGAAAGTCTGAAAAGGCTGAATTTCGACGTGCTGACGGGGCTCGATCTTTCGTCGGACGGGTTTGCCAAGCTCTTTGACAGGGCCGACAGCAAACTCGCAACCGCCAGCGCTGTGGTGATCTTCTACGCCGGTCACGGCGTTCAGTTGCAGAGAGAGAACTATCTCCTGCCTGTCGATACACCCGATCCCGTAACCCTGGAAAAACTGACCGCGGGCGCGATCAGGCTAAACGACGTGATCGCAAAATTTTCCAACCGGGAGAGGCAGACATTTATTTTTCTTGACGCTTGCCGGAACAACCCGGTCGGCAAAGGCGCCAGCATCATGGATGGCCTTGCCCAGGTCGAAGTGGGCGAAAACACGTTTGTTGCCTTCGCGACCCAGCCAGGCAACATCACGGCCGATGGCTCGGGGGACAACAGCCCCTTTACCACAGCCCTGTTGAGGAACGTGGAGATTCCCGGGCTCAGCATCTCGGATATGATGATCCGCGTTCGCAACGAGACCGAGGCACTCACCGCAGGTCGTCAGGTTCCATGGGACCAGTCGAACCTTCGTGAGCAGTTCTATTTCACCGAGCAACAAGAGCTCGACCCGGCTCAGTTGAGCGCTAGCCTGTCTCGCATTCTCTCGGATCCGGCCGCCAAGAAAAAACTGCAGGTCGAGCTTGCTTCCAACGACCTACAGACCGCCGTGCTTATCGTGGGACAAACATTGCGATCGGCCGAAATTTCAGTCCCGCCCGGCGCTTCGCCGGAACCGGGAGGTACGCAGCTTGCCAGCCTTGAAGGAGCCCGGCAAAGCGTGGTTTCCGGTCTTGAAACATTGATCGTCGGCACATCGGCAGGTGAGCCGGGCCCTGCGAAAGCGACCGACCTCGCACGCAACATCCAGACGGAATTGCGCCGCTTGGGCTGCTATCGCATGACAGCCGATGGGGATTGGGGCAAGCACTCGGTCCAAGCTCTCAACAACTACTATAAGAACACCAAGCGGGCCGCGTCGGCGACCGAGCCAACGGTTGAACTTCTGGGCGATCTCTTCTTGCACTCCGGCCGTGTCTGCAAAGATCCGGTCATCGTGAAGGTCAAGCCGGCGAAGGTCGCGTCGGACGCCGCTCCGCTGCGCAAAAAGGGAGCGGCGAGCCGAAAGACCTCCACGCCCTCGCGTTCGCCATCGTCGCGTCCCGCCGCCCCCCCTCCCGACATCAGTGGCGGAATTGGTATTGGCGGTGTGTTCTAA
- a CDS encoding autotransporter domain-containing protein has protein sequence MIARKWYFDPVNAIALSIGAMFVLLPSKAAACIFVGEGTVLSGQCYLNGIANGAVVDTSLDALLGVVDDAIESDVGLANGPPQALSTPFGVFASGQLAHTEHDGFTISRGPIVTTGPDFDVDEFSAAVSVDFNAAKHFGFDNEHGLNLGLFGGYASAKVDANALGFFPPNGEATNRSGMFGGYGLYRRGTSYMLVAASAFLGNTDVESTGLGSGTYDTQGYAVTGSIGHIFNLTDRVRFDLRGGLLGVSFTGDEYTDSSGVSYGKSRLSFGAIKFEPGVYADYQLGNGMVISPYARADLQQRFGYSNTASVSGIESNFEDAYFSAAVSAGFNLKMSQSTTVSSEIRGKWSQDSSTVSGKLGVKIAF, from the coding sequence ATGATAGCAAGGAAATGGTATTTTGACCCGGTCAACGCGATTGCGCTCTCGATCGGTGCTATGTTCGTCCTCCTGCCTTCGAAGGCAGCCGCCTGCATTTTCGTTGGTGAGGGAACTGTTCTGTCAGGGCAGTGCTATCTCAACGGCATAGCCAACGGCGCGGTTGTCGACACGTCCCTCGATGCGCTTCTGGGTGTTGTCGATGACGCAATCGAGTCAGATGTCGGCCTTGCGAACGGGCCCCCGCAAGCTCTGTCGACGCCGTTCGGCGTCTTCGCTTCCGGCCAGTTGGCGCACACGGAGCACGACGGCTTCACGATTTCACGGGGACCGATCGTGACCACCGGACCGGACTTCGACGTTGACGAATTTTCCGCTGCGGTCAGCGTGGACTTCAACGCTGCAAAGCATTTCGGTTTCGACAATGAGCACGGACTAAACTTGGGTCTGTTTGGCGGTTATGCATCGGCCAAGGTAGACGCCAATGCGCTCGGTTTCTTTCCTCCTAACGGCGAAGCCACCAACAGAAGCGGTATGTTCGGCGGTTATGGGCTCTATCGTCGCGGCACCAGCTATATGCTTGTGGCTGCATCGGCGTTCCTCGGCAACACCGATGTCGAAAGCACAGGCCTCGGCTCCGGCACGTATGACACACAAGGCTACGCCGTAACGGGGTCGATCGGCCACATCTTCAACTTGACCGATCGGGTGCGGTTCGATCTGCGTGGTGGATTGCTTGGTGTTAGTTTCACCGGCGACGAATACACGGACAGCTCTGGCGTTTCGTACGGAAAAAGCCGCCTGTCATTTGGCGCAATCAAGTTCGAACCTGGAGTTTATGCCGATTATCAACTCGGGAACGGTATGGTGATCAGCCCTTACGCGCGAGCCGATCTGCAGCAGCGCTTCGGCTATTCAAACACCGCGAGCGTATCCGGTATCGAGAGTAACTTCGAAGATGCGTACTTCTCGGCGGCGGTGTCGGCAGGCTTCAATCTGAAAATGTCCCAATCGACCACCGTCAGCAGTGAGATTCGGGGCAAGTGGTCCCAAGACAGCTCGACCGTCAGTGGCAAGCTGGGCGTAAAGATCGCCTTCTGA
- a CDS encoding tyrosine-type recombinase/integrase — protein MRGINLLSDREVKAFKGPGRLSDGGGLYWNGATWAFLYTFGGRRREMGFGAMSLAAARGLAGECRDQVASGVDPIEARKADRATGVTFSDVANETFAVLKAKWRHVEREKIKWDNAIKACSSIASLAVKGITVEDIRVVLKPFDDRVPQKRFILSVIRRVFDTAVAKGLREGNPAVARIMGRITTLDHKHKHNAAMQYEDVPAFVHGLRAKVSQGAKAARCLEFIILTGVRKTEATQMRFSEVDLGTAVWTIPAGRMKANRLHTVPLTDRALTIIRDQRALTDGDFVFPQSSAGRRVGGRAVASRGITTSPDTTTAPHASVRGARGAVRGMSHGAFVHLTPEGVTVHGFRSSLRDFLGDVTDVPYETAEEVLSHRVGDRTVASYRRSSGLAKRRVALQYWADFIDGRLAIEDWRLVDGVPTKNVNQADNVQ, from the coding sequence ATGCGAGGCATCAATCTTTTATCGGATCGCGAAGTTAAGGCGTTCAAAGGGCCAGGTCGTTTGAGCGACGGCGGGGGCCTGTACTGGAATGGGGCGACGTGGGCGTTCCTTTACACATTCGGCGGTCGTCGTCGTGAGATGGGTTTCGGTGCGATGTCGCTTGCCGCCGCGAGGGGTTTGGCCGGCGAGTGTCGCGATCAAGTCGCTAGTGGCGTCGATCCGATTGAAGCGCGCAAAGCGGATCGAGCGACAGGCGTCACGTTCAGCGATGTTGCCAATGAGACGTTCGCGGTGCTCAAGGCGAAGTGGCGTCACGTCGAGCGCGAGAAGATCAAATGGGACAACGCTATCAAGGCATGCAGTTCGATCGCGTCCCTTGCGGTCAAGGGGATCACGGTCGAGGATATTCGCGTCGTGCTCAAACCCTTCGATGATCGCGTGCCGCAAAAGCGCTTCATCCTTTCGGTCATTCGGCGTGTCTTTGATACCGCCGTCGCCAAGGGCTTGCGCGAGGGGAACCCTGCCGTGGCTCGCATCATGGGTCGCATCACGACGCTCGACCACAAGCATAAACACAACGCCGCTATGCAGTATGAGGACGTGCCCGCATTCGTACATGGCTTGCGCGCCAAGGTTTCGCAGGGCGCCAAGGCCGCTCGCTGTCTCGAGTTCATCATCCTAACCGGCGTTCGCAAGACCGAGGCAACGCAAATGCGCTTCAGCGAGGTCGACCTTGGTACGGCGGTATGGACGATCCCAGCCGGGCGCATGAAAGCGAACCGCCTGCACACTGTACCGCTTACGGACCGAGCGTTGACGATCATCCGCGACCAGCGGGCGCTTACGGATGGCGACTTCGTGTTCCCGCAATCCAGTGCCGGCAGGCGTGTCGGAGGGCGCGCGGTTGCGTCAAGGGGTATCACGACATCACCCGACACAACGACCGCGCCACACGCGTCAGTGAGGGGGGCGCGCGGCGCGGTTCGCGGCATGTCGCACGGTGCATTCGTTCACCTGACACCTGAGGGCGTGACCGTCCACGGCTTTCGCTCATCGCTTCGCGATTTCCTGGGTGATGTTACCGACGTCCCGTATGAGACGGCCGAGGAAGTGTTGAGCCATCGTGTCGGCGACCGCACGGTTGCATCTTATCGCCGGTCGTCGGGCCTCGCTAAGCGGCGCGTGGCGCTGCAGTATTGGGCCGACTTCATCGACGGTCGTTTGGCGATCGAAGACTGGCGCTTGGTTGATGGCGTTCCGACGAAAAACGTCAATCAAGCGGATAATGTCCAATAA
- a CDS encoding IS630 family transposase has translation MAGRQADLVVLSDADRGFLESQVRRHKAPRSLSDRCRMVLLCAQGLQSKDVAERLGVHEHTVGKWRRRFVQDGIEGLTDEYRTGRPRTVSDAQVAQVVERTLNTTPKDATHWSIRSMAADRGLSHTTIRRIWTAFGLQPHRTETFKLSSDPLFVDKVQDIVGLYMSPPDRAIVLCVDEKSQIQALDREQPVLPMAPGVAERRTHTYVRNGTTSLFAALDVATGAVIGHCYKRHRATEFLDFLKRIDTEMPNGPDVHLVMDNYATHKTPRIKAWLARRPHWHVHFTPTSASWINQVERWFAELTRKQLQRGVHRSTAELEADIDAFIETHNENPTPYKWVKSADQILASVKRFCQKTMNRTSDSGD, from the coding sequence ATGGCTGGCAGGCAGGCGGACCTTGTCGTTCTAAGCGACGCGGATAGAGGTTTCCTCGAATCTCAGGTGCGCCGGCATAAGGCGCCGCGCTCCTTGTCGGATCGATGCCGGATGGTCTTGCTGTGCGCGCAGGGTTTGCAAAGCAAAGACGTTGCCGAACGCCTGGGTGTTCACGAGCACACGGTTGGCAAGTGGCGCCGTCGGTTCGTACAGGATGGTATTGAAGGGCTGACAGATGAATATCGTACCGGTCGACCGCGAACTGTCTCCGATGCCCAGGTTGCTCAGGTCGTCGAGCGTACGTTGAACACCACTCCCAAGGATGCCACGCACTGGTCCATCCGTTCGATGGCAGCCGACCGCGGCCTTTCTCATACCACCATCCGTCGGATCTGGACCGCGTTTGGCCTGCAGCCGCATCGTACCGAGACATTCAAGCTTTCCTCCGATCCGCTCTTCGTTGATAAGGTGCAGGACATCGTCGGCCTCTATATGTCACCACCGGACCGGGCGATCGTGCTATGCGTGGATGAGAAATCGCAAATCCAGGCATTGGATCGCGAGCAGCCGGTTCTGCCTATGGCACCGGGCGTCGCCGAACGGCGTACTCATACTTATGTTCGCAACGGCACGACTTCTCTGTTCGCCGCGCTCGATGTTGCCACTGGGGCGGTGATAGGTCATTGCTACAAGCGTCACCGGGCCACCGAATTCCTCGACTTCCTGAAGCGGATCGACACCGAAATGCCCAATGGCCCGGACGTGCATCTGGTGATGGACAACTATGCGACCCACAAGACGCCGAGGATCAAGGCTTGGCTCGCGCGCCGTCCACACTGGCATGTTCACTTCACGCCAACGTCGGCATCCTGGATCAATCAGGTCGAGCGGTGGTTCGCAGAGCTGACGCGAAAGCAGTTGCAGCGCGGCGTACACCGTTCCACCGCAGAACTGGAAGCTGATATCGACGCCTTCATCGAAACCCACAACGAGAACCCGACCCCATACAAATGGGTCAAATCCGCCGACCAAATCCTCGCGTCGGTCAAGCGCTTCTGCCAGAAGACAATGAACCGAACTTCAGATTCAGGTGACTAG
- a CDS encoding DUF2971 domain-containing protein — translation MQVTQEELIHFGIFHPVAVEQYMKVLAAKTRFVHYCSAETAFHIIRSKKMRLRNATVMNDFMEIEHGTRCLRAAWNSANGERFRAVVDGVFEGIAEELTGLLNGWVPLFGKETFISCLSEHGDDEDDLGRLSMWRAYGGPAGVAVVLNPEPFYSTSTVLGAVSSPVAYLDEGEFSAQFDRVTKGIETHSALLKGQGRQALINSLFAAFRFAVLCTKHPGFREEREWRIIFDPRFSTSHKLERSVELIRGVPQVVHSIPFKDYPEDGFVGAELPKLINRIIIGPTEFPDQLREATIALLQEASVPDAEKKVVCSTIPLRQ, via the coding sequence ATGCAAGTGACGCAAGAAGAGCTGATCCACTTTGGGATTTTCCACCCGGTCGCCGTGGAACAGTACATGAAAGTTTTGGCGGCCAAGACCCGCTTCGTTCACTACTGCAGCGCGGAAACGGCCTTCCATATCATCCGGTCGAAAAAGATGCGGCTTCGCAACGCGACCGTCATGAACGATTTTATGGAAATCGAGCACGGCACCAGGTGCCTTAGGGCGGCCTGGAACAGTGCGAACGGCGAACGGTTCCGAGCGGTTGTGGACGGTGTTTTCGAAGGGATTGCTGAGGAGCTGACTGGCCTTTTGAATGGTTGGGTGCCGCTCTTCGGCAAGGAGACGTTTATAAGCTGCCTTTCCGAACACGGCGACGATGAGGACGACCTCGGCCGCTTGTCAATGTGGAGGGCTTACGGCGGCCCGGCGGGCGTAGCAGTGGTGTTGAACCCAGAGCCATTTTATTCGACCAGTACGGTGCTGGGCGCCGTCTCTTCGCCGGTTGCCTATCTGGACGAGGGCGAATTCTCGGCTCAGTTCGACCGCGTGACCAAAGGCATCGAAACCCATAGCGCCTTGCTGAAAGGTCAGGGTCGGCAAGCTCTTATCAACTCACTGTTTGCTGCCTTTCGCTTCGCTGTTTTATGTACGAAGCATCCTGGCTTCCGAGAGGAGCGAGAATGGCGGATAATTTTTGACCCGCGCTTTTCGACCTCCCACAAGCTTGAACGAAGTGTTGAATTGATCCGCGGTGTGCCGCAGGTCGTCCACAGCATTCCCTTCAAGGATTACCCTGAGGATGGATTCGTCGGCGCCGAGCTTCCGAAGCTTATTAATCGCATTATTATCGGCCCTACCGAGTTTCCTGACCAACTGCGCGAAGCGACGATCGCGCTTCTACAGGAGGCAAGCGTGCCGGACGCCGAAAAGAAGGTCGTCTGTTCAACGATCCCTCTCCGGCAGTAG
- a CDS encoding HK97 family phage prohead protease: MSILTKGYDDASQRLWYMKAAVASLIAVSKGDTKALADAELMVTKLKSMRADAVRVPTQKNLTGAVIKLDASSVSSDSGVIAGWASTSDRDSYNHEVMAGAFQASIDKRGLTGPKGIKLLLDHDWTKPAGVITTLEYRRGGRLWMEAKLNLDIEYVAERYSYLKQSGGANFSVGFMLEDYEVVTRKVDGGEDQYLRIDRGDLFEVSIVLFPGNEAAQMQSVKAGPEHADTMARLERLQTLIRTAKGQLA; encoded by the coding sequence ATGAGCATTCTAACCAAAGGTTATGACGATGCATCCCAGCGCCTTTGGTACATGAAGGCGGCGGTTGCTTCGCTGATCGCCGTCAGCAAGGGCGATACGAAGGCGCTCGCTGACGCGGAACTGATGGTAACGAAGCTCAAGTCCATGCGCGCCGATGCGGTGCGAGTGCCGACGCAGAAGAATCTTACCGGGGCTGTGATCAAGCTCGACGCGTCGTCGGTCAGCAGTGACTCGGGCGTCATCGCCGGGTGGGCAAGCACCTCCGACCGCGACAGCTACAACCACGAGGTGATGGCCGGCGCCTTCCAAGCGTCGATTGATAAGCGCGGCCTGACCGGTCCGAAGGGCATCAAGCTGCTGCTCGATCACGATTGGACGAAGCCGGCAGGGGTGATCACTACGCTTGAGTATCGCCGAGGCGGCAGGCTTTGGATGGAAGCCAAGCTCAATCTGGATATCGAATACGTCGCGGAACGTTACTCGTACTTGAAACAGTCTGGTGGCGCGAACTTCAGCGTCGGCTTCATGTTGGAAGATTACGAGGTCGTCACGCGAAAGGTCGATGGCGGCGAGGACCAGTACTTGCGCATTGATCGCGGCGACCTGTTCGAAGTGAGCATTGTTCTATTTCCGGGCAACGAAGCGGCGCAGATGCAATCCGTAAAAGCAGGGCCTGAGCATGCCGACACGATGGCGCGCCTGGAACGCCTGCAAACGCTGATACGCACGGCGAAAGGTCAGCTGGCGTGA